In Saimiri boliviensis isolate mSaiBol1 chromosome 12, mSaiBol1.pri, whole genome shotgun sequence, one genomic interval encodes:
- the LOC120367363 gene encoding hemoglobin subunit zeta, whose protein sequence is MSLTKTERTIIVSMWAKISTQADTIGTETLERRRAVDLGTRPHRIRGKPQRPGASSSGQPGRGSCLGTRAPRGGAGACCGVAAASWSSERAAGRAGRGGRRRCRELTAPAPRARLFLSYPQTKTYFPHFDLHPGSAQLRAHGSKVVAAVGDAVKSIDNIGAALSKLSELHAYILRVDPVNFKLLSHCLLVTLAARFPADFTAEAHAAWDKFLSVVSSVLTEKYR, encoded by the exons ATGTCTCTGACCAAGACTGAGAGGACCATCATTGTGTCCATGTGGGCCAAGATCTCCACGCAGGCCGACACCATCGGCACCGAGACGCTGGAGAG GCGGAGGGCAGTGGATTTGGGGACCAGGCCGCACAGAATCCGTGGGAAGCCGCAGCGGCCTGGGGCCTCCAGCTCAGGGCAGCCTGGGAGGGGCAGCTGCCTGGGCACGCGGGCACCgcgaggaggggctggggcctgctgCGGGGTCGCGGCCGCGTCCTGGAGCTCGGAGAGGGCCGCAGGGCGCGCGGGCCGTGGCGGGAGGCGGCGCTGCCGGGAGCTCACGGCGCCCGCCCCGCGCGCCAGGCTCTTCCTCAGCTACCCGCAGACCAAGACCTACTTCCCGCACTTCGACCTGCACCCGGGGTCGGCGCAGCTGCGCGCGCACGGCTCCAAGGTGGTGGCCGCCGTGGGCGACGCGGTGAAGAGCATCGACAACATCGGCGCCGCCCTGTCCAAGCTGAGCGAGCTGCACGCCTACATCCTGCGCGTGGACCCGGTCAACTTCAAG ctcctgtCCCACTGCCTGCTGGTCACCCTGGCCGCGCGCTTCCCCGCCGACTTCACGGCCGAGGCCCACGCCGCCTGGGACAAGTTCCTGTCGGTCGTATCCTCTGTCCTAACCGAGAAGTACCGCTGA